GTCTTTCATATGGTGGAATAATGCTTATAGGGGGAGTTTTTCTTATAATAATTACAGCCTTTACTATGAGAAAGCGTCTTGAAATGAATTTATGGAGTTTTTAAAATTAATATCAAACTATAGAGGTCAGTGTAAAAACTGATCTTTTTTTATTTAAAGAAAATTGATTGGTAAAAAATTTATATTATTTTAATATAAAATTTTTTCATAGAATACACAATTTTTATTAATTGAATTACAAAAAGGAATAGATGCAGCTAGGTTATTGAAATATAAAGCAGCTGGTATGAAATAGAAGAGAAGAATATGGATATATGTCAAAATTTCTTATTTCAGAAATAACTATGAAAGTGACAGAAAAAGCAGTACAGCTTTTAGAAGGGAATGAATATTTAAAGAAGTTTCCAGTTGAAAGAATAATGAGGGATACAAAAATAACAGAAATACATGAGGAACTTCTAAAGTTCAAAAAATAGTTATAACAAATAGGGTGAGAATAAATTAATAAAAATATATTTATAAAATTTATTTTAGAAAAATATTTATTAAAAATGGGAGAACTTTTCCTATTTTTTTGTTGGCAAAAAAAGGTCAATTTTTTCATGCGTACTAAATAAATGGACAAAAGACTTTTTTGAATTTCTGTAATATAAAATTATTATTAAAGTATATTTATCAATGGTTTCATTAATATTTTTAATGGTATTATTTATAATTTTAAAAAAAAGGTAGTAAAAAAAAATGAACTTTAGCTATTCTGTAATTTAAATTAAATATAATAACCATATATAATATATTACCTTCACCAATAAAAAAGGGTTGACTAAATATGGGCATAGTATTATACTTGAAACGTATTAAGATATAGAGTTTTAGGACTTATTATTTCGATTTAAAACATAAAATTCTATTTTATGTTGTACCAAAATAAAAAAAAAGTTATAAAAATATT
The nucleotide sequence above comes from Fusobacterium sp.. Encoded proteins:
- a CDS encoding acyl-CoA dehydrogenase family protein, translating into MSKFLISEITMKVTEKAVQLLEGNEYLKKFPVERIMRDTKITEIHEELLKFKK